The following coding sequences lie in one uncultured Methanobrevibacter sp. genomic window:
- a CDS encoding DNA-directed RNA polymerase subunit H: MKIDIQNHKLVPKHEIMTEEEISEEFSDVDYDFKDLPKIKANDPVVETIGAKPGNVLRITRESQTAGVFITYRIVEG; encoded by the coding sequence TTGAAAATAGATATTCAAAACCATAAACTCGTACCTAAACATGAAATCATGACCGAAGAAGAAATTTCTGAAGAATTTAGTGACGTAGATTATGATTTTAAAGACCTTCCTAAAATAAAGGCTAACGATCCTGTTGTAGAAACTATCGGTGCTAAACCAGGTAATGTTTTAAGAATTACTCGTGAAAGTCAAACTGCAGGAGTATTTATCACTTATAGGATTGTAGAAGGGTAG
- the tpiA gene encoding triose-phosphate isomerase encodes MDTPIVILNYKTYLESSGIKALELAHDLESAASETGITMVAAPQAADIYRINQEASIPIFAQHIDPIAPGGHTGSNLINTLIEAGVSGSLINHSEQRMKLADIAEVVKLCRENEIESCVCTNNIETSKAVAALSPTAVAVEPPELIGTGIPVSQAQPEVVEDSVKEVKSINKNVKVLCGAGITTGDDMKAAMDLGADGVLLASGIIKAESPKDALIDLVSKL; translated from the coding sequence ATGGATACACCAATAGTAATATTGAATTATAAAACATATTTAGAATCAAGCGGTATAAAGGCTTTAGAACTTGCACATGATTTGGAAAGTGCTGCTAGCGAAACTGGAATTACTATGGTTGCAGCTCCTCAAGCAGCTGACATTTACAGGATAAATCAAGAAGCCTCCATTCCAATTTTTGCTCAACATATCGATCCAATCGCTCCTGGAGGCCATACTGGATCTAATTTAATTAATACTTTAATTGAAGCCGGTGTAAGCGGTTCATTAATTAACCATTCAGAACAAAGGATGAAATTGGCTGACATTGCAGAAGTCGTTAAGTTATGCAGGGAAAATGAAATAGAATCTTGCGTTTGTACCAATAATATAGAGACTTCTAAAGCTGTTGCTGCACTTTCTCCAACTGCTGTGGCTGTAGAACCTCCGGAATTAATAGGTACTGGAATTCCTGTATCTCAGGCACAACCTGAAGTTGTTGAAGACAGTGTAAAGGAAGTCAAATCCATTAATAAAAATGTTAAGGTATTATGTGGTGCTGGAATCACCACTGGAGATGATATGAAAGCTGCTATGGATTTGGGTGCTGACGGAGTATTGTTGGCATCAGGAATTATAAAGGCAGAAAGTCCAAAAGATGCTTTAATTGATTTGGTAAGCAAATTATAA
- the rpoB gene encoding DNA-directed RNA polymerase subunit B translates to MPTKIYINGELLGSCKNPLEFTQEMREKRRNGEVSHEMNITYYEDNNEIYIFNDPGRARRPLIIVKDGQPLLKEEHLNKVANGKLKWDDLINNGLIEYLDAEEEENSYIAMTLADLNEDHTHLEIDPATMLGICAGIIPFSDHNSSPRNTMEAGMTKQALGLYVSNYALRTDTRAHLLHHPQTPIVKTRIIDSTNYDLRPSGQNFVVALMSYEGYNMEDAMVINKGALERGLARSSFFRAYDTSEKRYAGGQVDKFEVPDKNIKGYRSEEAYRNLDEDGVVNPESVVESGDVLIGKTSPPRFLEEDFGSVADRRRETSVTVRHGEKGIVDAVLLSETVEGSRLAKIRVRDTRQPEFGDKFASRHGQKGVVGLILSPEDIPFTEFGVVPDLIVNPHAIPSRMSIGQVLEMVAGKAGCLEGERVDATPFNQTLEDEIKQQLINHGFESAGCESLYSGVTGERIDAEIFVGVAYYQKLHHMTTDKVYARSRGPVQVLTRQPTEGRAREGGLRFGEMERDCLIAHGAALTLKERLLDESDKYEAIVCENCGMLAVFDRNKNKKYCPICGDVETYPVEISYAFKLLLDELKSLCIFPKLRLGDKA, encoded by the coding sequence ATTCCAACTAAAATCTATATCAATGGTGAACTTTTAGGTTCCTGTAAAAATCCTCTTGAATTTACTCAGGAAATGAGAGAGAAAAGAAGAAACGGTGAAGTCTCTCATGAAATGAACATTACTTATTACGAAGACAACAATGAGATTTACATTTTCAATGATCCTGGTAGGGCTAGAAGACCTTTAATCATTGTTAAAGATGGACAACCTCTTTTAAAAGAAGAGCACTTAAACAAAGTGGCTAACGGAAAATTGAAATGGGATGATTTAATCAACAATGGTCTTATTGAATATCTTGACGCTGAAGAGGAAGAAAATTCCTACATTGCAATGACTTTAGCAGATTTGAATGAAGACCACACTCACCTTGAAATTGACCCTGCTACAATGCTTGGAATTTGTGCAGGTATTATTCCATTTTCAGATCACAACTCTTCTCCAAGGAACACAATGGAAGCAGGTATGACAAAACAGGCTTTAGGTTTATATGTTTCAAACTATGCATTACGTACCGATACCAGGGCTCACCTGTTACACCATCCTCAAACTCCTATTGTTAAAACACGTATTATTGATTCAACTAATTATGATTTAAGACCATCCGGTCAAAACTTTGTTGTAGCGTTAATGTCTTATGAAGGATATAACATGGAAGACGCAATGGTCATCAACAAAGGAGCACTCGAAAGAGGTCTTGCAAGATCTTCTTTCTTTAGGGCTTACGACACTTCAGAGAAAAGATACGCTGGTGGTCAGGTAGACAAATTTGAAGTGCCTGACAAAAACATCAAAGGTTACAGATCCGAAGAGGCATACAGAAACCTTGATGAAGACGGTGTAGTTAATCCTGAATCTGTAGTAGAATCCGGTGATGTATTAATCGGTAAAACTTCTCCTCCAAGATTCTTGGAAGAAGATTTCGGTTCTGTTGCAGACAGAAGAAGAGAAACTTCCGTTACTGTAAGACATGGTGAAAAAGGTATTGTTGATGCAGTCCTTTTATCTGAAACCGTTGAAGGTTCAAGATTAGCAAAAATCAGAGTAAGAGATACCAGACAACCTGAATTTGGTGATAAATTCGCATCAAGACACGGTCAGAAAGGGGTTGTCGGTTTAATATTATCTCCTGAAGATATACCATTTACAGAATTTGGTGTTGTACCTGATTTAATCGTAAATCCTCACGCTATTCCATCCAGGATGTCTATCGGTCAGGTATTGGAAATGGTTGCAGGTAAAGCAGGATGTCTTGAAGGTGAAAGAGTTGATGCAACTCCATTCAACCAAACTCTTGAAGATGAAATTAAACAGCAACTCATTAATCACGGATTCGAATCTGCAGGATGTGAATCCTTATACAGTGGAGTAACTGGTGAAAGAATAGATGCCGAAATCTTTGTAGGAGTGGCATATTACCAAAAATTACACCACATGACTACTGATAAAGTTTATGCTCGTTCCAGAGGTCCAGTACAAGTACTCACACGTCAACCTACTGAAGGTAGAGCACGTGAAGGTGGTTTAAGATTTGGAGAAATGGAAAGAGATTGTCTTATCGCACACGGTGCAGCTTTAACATTAAAAGAAAGGCTCTTGGATGAGTCAGATAAGTACGAAGCAATTGTTTGTGAAAACTGTGGTATGTTAGCTGTTTTCGACAGAAATAAAAATAAAAAATACTGTCCGATCTGTGGAGATGTAGAAACTTATCCTGTTGAAATTTCATACGCATTTAAATTATTATTAGACGAACTTAAGAGTTTATGTATTTTCCCTAAATTACGTTTAGGAGACAAAGCATAA
- a CDS encoding NusA-like transcription termination signal-binding factor, protein MSIKFSANEIRYIALFENMTGAMVKDCIIDDEHGKVTFVVKNGDMGLAIGKKGSSVSKVQRAVDKGVEIIELDDDPIQFIKNVLSPAKLQSVKVSQKQSGEKIATVTADNTNKRIAIGKNGINIERAKLLANRQHNIDNIILK, encoded by the coding sequence GTGTCTATTAAATTTAGTGCAAATGAAATTAGATACATAGCTCTTTTCGAAAATATGACTGGAGCAATGGTAAAAGATTGCATTATCGATGATGAACATGGTAAAGTTACTTTCGTTGTTAAGAATGGTGACATGGGACTTGCTATAGGTAAAAAAGGAAGTTCCGTATCTAAAGTTCAAAGAGCAGTAGATAAAGGTGTTGAGATTATCGAATTGGATGATGATCCGATACAGTTTATTAAGAATGTTTTATCCCCTGCAAAATTACAAAGTGTTAAAGTAAGTCAAAAACAGTCAGGTGAAAAAATAGCTACTGTAACAGCAGACAATACCAACAAACGTATTGCTATCGGTAAAAATGGAATCAATATTGAAAGAGCTAAATTATTAGCAAATAGACAACATAATATTGATAATATTATTTTAAAATAG
- a CDS encoding DNA-directed RNA polymerase subunit B'' — protein MTENNWKLVDAFFDKYDLVDHHIKSYNDFVNNRIQNIIDITEPITLDDGKYTLKTGKVRIEKPSNKEADGSSSEIDPTEARLRNLNYSADMYLEMALNEEGEENPLEEVYIGELPVMLKSDICHLNGLTAEELKEKHEDPQDLGGYFIVNGSERAVVTMEEIAPNKIILERLGEVEERHAKAVVTSIKSGFRARITLEYKKPRKNGVFLRISFPYLPGEIPLVILLRALGLSTDQEIITKISDDNNFQMMVADDIQVSLEALKLDQNEMDGMTLDERKQYLQDAAIKYIGNRVAKNMPKDYRIKRAKDVINRYLLPHMGTEEDKCYDKAIYLAEMTEMLLEVIEERREPHDKDHYTNKRLRVSGDLMEDLFRVAFTNLTRDMSYQLERSLSRGKELSIKQAVRSDVLTENIKHAIATGNWVGGRAGVSQLLDRTSYMGTLSHLRRVVSPLTRSQPHFEARDLHPTQFGKICPNETPEGPNCGLVKNLALMCNISEGSDEQEIIDVIEQMDVDLIKEV, from the coding sequence ATGACAGAGAATAACTGGAAATTAGTTGATGCATTTTTTGATAAGTATGATTTGGTTGACCACCATATAAAATCATACAATGATTTTGTAAACAATAGGATTCAAAATATCATTGATATTACTGAACCTATCACATTAGATGATGGAAAATACACTTTAAAGACTGGTAAAGTTCGTATTGAAAAACCGTCTAATAAAGAAGCAGATGGGTCCAGTAGTGAAATTGATCCTACTGAAGCAAGACTTAGAAACTTGAATTATTCCGCAGACATGTACCTTGAAATGGCATTAAATGAAGAAGGAGAGGAAAATCCTTTGGAAGAAGTATATATTGGTGAATTGCCAGTAATGCTCAAATCAGACATTTGCCATCTTAATGGTCTGACTGCTGAAGAATTAAAAGAAAAACATGAAGACCCTCAAGATTTAGGAGGTTACTTTATTGTAAACGGTTCCGAAAGGGCTGTTGTTACAATGGAAGAAATTGCTCCAAACAAAATTATTCTTGAACGTTTAGGAGAAGTTGAAGAAAGACATGCTAAAGCTGTCGTTACTTCCATTAAAAGTGGTTTCAGAGCAAGAATTACTTTAGAATACAAAAAACCTCGTAAAAATGGTGTATTTTTAAGAATTTCTTTCCCATACCTTCCTGGAGAAATTCCACTGGTTATATTATTAAGGGCACTTGGATTATCTACAGATCAAGAAATCATTACAAAAATATCTGATGACAACAACTTCCAAATGATGGTTGCAGACGATATTCAAGTTTCTCTTGAAGCATTGAAATTAGATCAAAATGAAATGGATGGCATGACTCTTGATGAAAGAAAACAATACTTGCAAGATGCTGCTATTAAATACATTGGAAATAGAGTAGCTAAAAACATGCCTAAAGATTATCGTATCAAACGTGCAAAAGATGTCATAAATCGTTATTTATTACCTCACATGGGTACTGAAGAAGATAAATGTTATGATAAAGCTATTTATTTAGCTGAAATGACTGAAATGTTACTTGAAGTTATTGAAGAAAGAAGAGAACCTCACGATAAGGACCACTACACTAACAAAAGACTTAGAGTTTCTGGTGACTTAATGGAAGATTTATTCAGAGTAGCTTTCACTAACTTGACCAGAGATATGAGCTATCAACTTGAAAGAAGCCTTTCCCGTGGTAAAGAACTTTCAATCAAACAGGCAGTTCGTAGTGATGTTTTAACTGAAAACATTAAACACGCTATTGCTACTGGTAACTGGGTAGGTGGAAGAGCTGGTGTAAGTCAATTGTTAGATAGAACCAGTTACATGGGTACCCTTTCTCACTTAAGACGTGTTGTATCTCCGTTAACAAGAAGCCAACCTCACTTTGAAGCAAGAGATTTGCACCCAACTCAGTTTGGTAAAATCTGTCCTAACGAAACTCCGGAAGGACCTAACTGTGGGTTGGTAAAAAACTTGGCATTGATGTGTAATATTTCTGAAGGTTCCGATGAACAAGAAATTATTGATGTAATCGAGCAAATGGATGTCGATTTAATTAAGGAGGTGTAA
- a CDS encoding 50S ribosomal protein L30e yields MMDVDRGIRVAVDTGDVTLGSEKSIQSLKLGKGKLVVVAANAPKEILEDVEYYANLSEIPSLVYDGTSVDLGSVCGKPFTVATLIVNDPGDSTILDDLR; encoded by the coding sequence ATGATGGACGTAGATAGAGGAATCAGAGTAGCTGTAGATACTGGTGATGTAACTTTAGGCTCTGAAAAATCAATTCAATCTTTAAAATTAGGAAAAGGCAAACTTGTTGTTGTTGCTGCTAACGCTCCTAAAGAAATTCTTGAAGATGTTGAATATTATGCAAATCTTTCCGAAATTCCATCCTTAGTATATGATGGAACTAGTGTAGATTTGGGTTCTGTTTGTGGTAAACCTTTTACTGTTGCTACATTAATCGTAAACGATCCAGGAGATTCTACAATATTAGACGATTTGAGGTAG
- the thiM gene encoding hydroxyethylthiazole kinase → MTIINEDIQKKLEETLKSVNKKNPLTHCITNSVTINDCANAVLAIGGSPFMAEDVEEMEEVVTIADALVINIGKLSKDQVDAMKVSAKAANKTDTPIILDPVGVGVTELRNRTTMDLIDNYQIAAIRGNISEVKAIAKLIGVIDENNAAKGVDVNTDDIITEENLADNGNLIKEIANKLNTTVLASGPIDILSDGETTIAIDNGDEMMPLITGSGCMLSSIVGSCIGASTPLDGSLAAILAMNIAGEKARAKVDEKDEGTGSFRAYLIDYLYKTTPESLINESNIMIL, encoded by the coding sequence ATGACAATTATTAATGAAGACATCCAGAAAAAGCTTGAAGAAACTCTAAAATCAGTTAATAAGAAGAATCCATTAACCCATTGCATAACCAATTCTGTGACAATTAATGATTGTGCAAATGCAGTTCTTGCAATAGGAGGATCCCCATTCATGGCAGAAGATGTAGAAGAAATGGAAGAAGTTGTAACAATTGCAGACGCATTAGTCATAAACATTGGAAAATTAAGCAAAGACCAAGTAGACGCTATGAAAGTCAGCGCAAAAGCAGCAAATAAAACTGACACACCAATAATACTCGATCCGGTAGGAGTTGGAGTAACTGAACTTAGAAACCGGACCACAATGGATTTAATAGACAATTACCAAATAGCAGCAATTCGCGGAAATATTAGTGAAGTAAAAGCAATAGCAAAATTAATTGGAGTCATCGATGAAAACAATGCCGCAAAGGGCGTTGACGTAAATACTGATGATATCATTACAGAAGAAAACTTAGCTGACAACGGAAATCTCATAAAAGAGATTGCAAATAAACTAAACACAACCGTTCTTGCCAGCGGCCCGATAGACATATTAAGTGATGGTGAAACTACAATAGCCATTGACAACGGTGATGAAATGATGCCATTGATTACCGGAAGCGGATGCATGTTATCTTCCATCGTTGGAAGTTGCATTGGAGCTTCAACACCTCTTGATGGTAGTCTTGCTGCAATTTTAGCAATGAACATTGCAGGTGAAAAAGCAAGAGCAAAAGTTGATGAAAAAGATGAAGGAACAGGCTCATTTAGAGCATATCTAATTGATTATCTTTATAAGACAACTCCAGAAAGTTTAATCAATGAATCAAATATTATGATATTATGA
- a CDS encoding phosphoglycerate kinase, producing the protein MAEFNTIDDFDLENKTVLVRVDINAPVDPGSGIILDDTRLKLHARTIKELSAKGAKVVILAHQSRPGKKDFTTLSQHADVLSDILNLRVKYVDSLFSSSAKEAIRNLKPHDILLLENARFFSEETLSRSPLEQSKTLLVRQLSPLIDYFINDAFAAAHRSQASLVGFTVNTPSAAGRVMEDELTVIQNALDNVEHPCVFLLGGMKPEDSIDVMENVLSNGTADSILTTGIVGNIVLWAAGVDIGQVNRDFIASRGYEDMVEKSKDLIERFGDKVKYPIDVACEIDGERVDYDLDDIPNEAIFDIGVKTISFYAKEIREAKYIFANGPAGVFEDPKFSMGTEDLINAMASSTGFSLIGGGHIAAATAGLGLESHMSHLSSGGGACISMLAGKELAAVEALKNSKK; encoded by the coding sequence ATGGCTGAATTTAATACAATTGATGATTTTGATTTGGAAAACAAAACTGTGCTTGTAAGGGTAGACATTAATGCACCGGTTGATCCGGGTTCTGGAATTATTTTGGATGATACAAGATTAAAATTACATGCAAGGACAATTAAAGAGTTATCTGCCAAAGGGGCTAAAGTTGTTATTCTTGCTCACCAAAGCAGACCTGGAAAGAAGGATTTCACAACATTATCTCAGCATGCTGATGTGTTATCAGATATTTTAAATTTAAGAGTAAAATATGTTGATTCTCTGTTTTCAAGTTCCGCTAAAGAGGCTATCCGTAATTTAAAACCACATGATATATTATTATTGGAAAATGCACGTTTCTTTTCAGAGGAAACTCTTTCAAGAAGTCCTCTGGAACAATCCAAAACTTTACTTGTAAGGCAATTATCTCCATTAATCGATTATTTTATTAATGATGCATTTGCGGCGGCTCATCGTTCTCAGGCATCATTGGTTGGATTTACAGTAAATACTCCTTCCGCTGCAGGCCGTGTCATGGAAGATGAACTGACTGTTATTCAAAATGCTTTGGATAATGTAGAACATCCTTGTGTATTCTTGCTTGGTGGAATGAAACCTGAAGATTCCATTGACGTTATGGAAAATGTATTAAGCAACGGTACTGCCGATTCTATATTGACAACAGGTATTGTTGGAAATATTGTATTATGGGCGGCAGGTGTTGATATCGGTCAGGTAAATCGTGATTTCATTGCAAGCAGAGGATATGAAGATATGGTTGAAAAATCAAAAGATTTAATTGAAAGATTTGGTGATAAGGTTAAATATCCTATTGATGTCGCTTGTGAAATTGATGGTGAACGTGTAGATTATGATTTGGATGATATTCCTAATGAAGCTATTTTTGATATCGGTGTAAAAACAATTTCATTTTATGCCAAAGAAATTAGGGAAGCTAAATATATATTTGCAAATGGTCCGGCAGGAGTATTTGAAGATCCTAAATTTTCTATGGGTACTGAAGATTTAATTAATGCAATGGCAAGTTCTACTGGATTTTCATTAATTGGTGGAGGTCATATTGCAGCTGCTACTGCAGGTCTTGGTTTGGAAAGTCACATGAGCCATTTAAGCAGTGGTGGTGGAGCTTGTATTAGCATGCTTGCTGGTAAAGAGCTTGCAGCTGTAGAAGCTTTAAAAAATAGTAAAAAATAA
- a CDS encoding DNA-directed RNA polymerase subunit A' yields MTHYIKKIEQINFGLMSPEDIRKMSVVTVEYPDTYGDDGFPIEKGLMDPRLGIIDPSLVCRTCGFKGGDCQGHFGSIELARPVIHVGFGDIIHKILRSTCNECGRVLLNDEQIEYYTEKISEAMDNKESINNILKEVYKDAKRELKQMPEDDEDIDLKHCCPHCGTPQEAIILDKPVTIRQGDYKLTPSEVRERLEKITDDDAYILGVNAEVARPEWLVLTVLPVPPVTVRPSITLDTGERSEDDLTHKLVDILRINQRLLENMEAGAPQLIVEDLWELLQYHVTTYFDNEASGVPPARHRSGRPLKTLTQRLKGKEGRFRSNLSGKRVNFSARTVISPDPNISINEVGVPEMIAKEVTVPVHVNEWNIDQMKEFIENGPDIHPGANYVISNDGKTKRRVTDETKEFILEQLEPGYIVERHLKDGDMVLFNRQPSLHRMSMMAHEVRVLPYKTFRLNLCVCPPYNADFDGDEMNMHVFQTDESRAEAKSLMRVQEHILSPRFGGPIIGAIHDHISGAYLLTRDGVEFTEEEALQIIRKSHLAIPPLKSNEWILKYDPDYGEETYIFKPKGEKWTGKELFSLLLPNDLNLSYSAEIAKGKNIIDVEIKDDETDEVIETRLGHEGIYPPTDGYVVIKNGILEQGSIDESAYGSFSGKILDKIVKEYGPGRAKEFLDRSTDLAICGIMKTGITTSLNDEEIPEEAQDRINEHLNKKMDEVDMLVQSYEEGYLQALPGRSLEETLEMKIMQVLGEARDMSGNIAENYLTMGKQFMDDSYDHVMAVENHSVVMARTGARASMLNLTQITACVGQQAVRGGRIERGYLGRTLPHFKKGELGAKAKGFVHSSYKSGLDPIEFFFHAMGGREGLVDTAIRTAQSGYMQRRLVNALQDLQVKPSGLVTDNQGNVIQTMFGEDGVDPAKSDFGKPADLNKLITEIRMESMEGK; encoded by the coding sequence ATGACACATTATATTAAAAAAATTGAACAAATTAACTTTGGTTTAATGTCTCCTGAGGATATTCGTAAAATGTCTGTTGTTACTGTTGAATATCCTGATACTTATGGGGATGATGGTTTTCCTATTGAAAAAGGTTTAATGGACCCTCGTTTAGGTATTATTGACCCTAGTTTAGTATGTAGGACCTGTGGTTTTAAAGGTGGAGATTGTCAAGGTCACTTCGGTAGTATTGAACTTGCAAGACCTGTTATTCATGTCGGTTTTGGTGACATCATCCACAAGATTTTACGTTCCACCTGTAATGAATGTGGACGTGTTCTTTTAAATGATGAACAAATCGAATACTACACCGAAAAAATCAGCGAAGCAATGGACAACAAGGAAAGCATCAACAATATCTTGAAAGAGGTTTACAAAGATGCAAAAAGGGAATTAAAACAGATGCCTGAAGATGATGAGGATATTGACTTAAAACATTGCTGCCCTCATTGCGGTACACCTCAGGAAGCTATTATTTTAGATAAACCTGTCACAATTCGTCAAGGCGATTACAAATTAACTCCTTCTGAAGTAAGGGAAAGACTTGAAAAAATTACAGATGATGATGCATACATCTTAGGAGTAAATGCTGAAGTGGCAAGACCTGAATGGTTAGTTTTAACCGTACTTCCAGTTCCTCCTGTAACTGTAAGACCTTCAATTACTTTGGATACTGGTGAGAGATCAGAAGACGATTTGACTCACAAACTTGTAGATATCTTACGTATCAATCAGCGTTTACTTGAAAATATGGAAGCTGGAGCTCCACAATTAATCGTTGAAGATTTATGGGAGTTATTACAATATCACGTTACTACTTACTTTGATAATGAAGCATCAGGTGTTCCTCCTGCAAGACACAGATCAGGAAGACCTCTTAAAACCTTGACTCAAAGGTTAAAAGGAAAAGAAGGAAGATTCAGATCAAACCTTTCAGGTAAACGTGTAAACTTCTCTGCACGTACAGTAATTTCACCTGACCCAAACATCAGTATCAATGAGGTCGGTGTACCGGAAATGATTGCAAAAGAAGTGACTGTACCTGTACATGTAAATGAATGGAACATTGATCAAATGAAAGAGTTCATTGAAAACGGTCCGGATATTCACCCTGGTGCAAATTATGTTATTTCAAATGACGGCAAAACCAAAAGAAGGGTAACTGATGAAACTAAAGAGTTCATTTTAGAACAGTTAGAACCAGGTTACATTGTCGAAAGACATTTGAAAGATGGAGATATGGTTTTATTCAACAGGCAACCTTCCCTTCACAGAATGAGTATGATGGCTCACGAAGTAAGAGTATTGCCTTATAAAACTTTCAGATTAAACTTATGTGTATGTCCTCCATACAATGCGGACTTTGACGGGGACGAAATGAACATGCACGTTTTCCAGACTGATGAATCACGTGCAGAAGCAAAATCCTTAATGCGTGTTCAGGAACACATTTTATCTCCTAGGTTCGGTGGACCAATTATCGGTGCTATTCACGACCACATTTCAGGAGCATACCTCTTGACAAGAGACGGTGTGGAATTCACAGAAGAAGAAGCTTTACAAATCATCCGTAAATCACACCTTGCAATTCCACCATTAAAATCCAATGAATGGATTTTAAAATATGACCCTGACTATGGTGAAGAAACCTATATCTTCAAACCGAAAGGAGAAAAATGGACCGGTAAAGAGTTATTCTCATTATTACTGCCTAATGACTTGAACTTATCCTACAGTGCTGAAATCGCTAAAGGTAAAAACATCATTGATGTTGAAATCAAGGATGATGAAACTGATGAAGTAATTGAAACCAGATTAGGTCACGAGGGTATTTATCCACCTACAGACGGTTATGTAGTTATCAAAAACGGTATTCTCGAACAGGGAAGTATAGATGAATCCGCTTACGGTTCATTTTCAGGTAAAATCCTGGATAAAATCGTTAAGGAATATGGTCCTGGAAGAGCAAAAGAATTCTTAGACAGATCTACTGACCTTGCAATTTGTGGAATCATGAAAACAGGTATTACTACCAGTTTAAATGATGAAGAAATTCCTGAAGAAGCTCAAGACCGTATTAACGAGCACTTGAATAAGAAAATGGATGAAGTAGATATGCTTGTTCAATCTTATGAAGAAGGATACCTCCAAGCATTGCCTGGTAGAAGCCTTGAAGAAACTTTAGAGATGAAAATCATGCAGGTTCTCGGGGAAGCTAGGGATATGTCCGGTAACATTGCTGAAAACTACCTTACCATGGGTAAACAGTTCATGGACGATTCATATGACCATGTAATGGCAGTTGAAAACCACTCTGTAGTAATGGCACGTACTGGTGCTAGGGCATCTATGTTGAACCTTACTCAGATTACTGCTTGTGTAGGACAACAAGCGGTTAGGGGTGGACGTATCGAAAGGGGATACTTAGGCAGAACCTTACCTCACTTTAAGAAAGGTGAGTTAGGGGCTAAAGCGAAAGGATTTGTACACTCAAGTTACAAATCTGGTCTTGACCCAATCGAGTTCTTCTTCCACGCAATGGGTGGAAGAGAAGGTCTTGTAGATACCGCGATTCGTACAGCACAATCCGGTTACATGCAAAGAAGACTTGTAAACGCTCTACAGGACTTGCAAGTTAAACCATCCGGACTTGTTACAGACAATCAAGGAAACGTTATTCAAACTATGTTTGGAGAAGATGGTGTAGACCCTGCAAAATCTGACTTCGGTAAACCGGCAGACTTAAACAAACTTATTACTGAGATAAGAATGGAAAGTATGGAAGGTAAGTAG
- the thiE gene encoding thiamine phosphate synthase translates to MNSIDLSLYLVTDNSDDVEKFLNTIEEAIKGGTTVVQIREKTADTLDFYNLALKVQEITKKYDVPLIINDRVDVAMAIDADGVHVGQSDMPCDVTRKLIGADKILGVSAATIDEAKKAQKDGADYIGTGAVFPTQTKDDAPKITKNELKEIVESIDIPVVAIGGITLENAHELNDTGIAGLSVVSAIMSSDNPKKSSEELLNIFNS, encoded by the coding sequence ATGAACAGCATAGACTTATCACTGTATCTCGTTACAGACAATAGCGATGATGTGGAAAAATTCCTAAACACAATAGAAGAGGCAATAAAAGGCGGAACCACTGTTGTGCAGATTAGAGAAAAAACTGCAGACACATTGGATTTCTACAATTTAGCACTGAAAGTTCAAGAAATAACAAAAAAATATGATGTCCCTTTAATCATTAACGACAGAGTGGATGTTGCAATGGCAATTGATGCTGACGGAGTTCATGTAGGCCAGTCAGATATGCCTTGTGATGTAACAAGAAAACTTATCGGTGCAGACAAGATACTAGGAGTTTCAGCTGCCACAATTGATGAAGCAAAAAAAGCACAAAAGGACGGTGCGGACTATATAGGCACAGGCGCAGTCTTTCCAACACAAACCAAGGATGATGCGCCCAAAATTACTAAAAATGAATTGAAAGAAATTGTTGAATCAATTGATATTCCAGTTGTTGCAATAGGAGGAATCACTTTAGAAAATGCCCATGAATTAAATGACACAGGAATTGCAGGATTATCTGTTGTAAGTGCAATAATGAGTTCCGACAATCCTAAAAAATCATCCGAAGAGCTGTTGAATATTTTCAATAGTTAA